From the genome of Phycicoccus duodecadis:
GGAGGGGGTTCCGATGGCAGTGACGACCGGTCCGCAGGACGTTCTGAGTGCCGCACGTTCAGCGCGTCAGATGTTGACGGACGCTCTGTCCCCGAGCGAGTTGTGCGGGTCGCAGGAGGAGTGGGCCCAGGCCCTGGGCGAGCTGCAGGCCGTGATCGACACCGCGACCGCCGCGCAGGATGCCGCGATCGTGCGGCTGGCGGCGATCGAGCCGCAGGTCCTCGACGACGGGGAGGTCATCGAGACCCATCGCGCCCTCGGCCACGTCGCGCTTGACGCACCCGCGATGGTGTCGTGGACGCTCAATCTGTCGGCGGTGCAGGCCGAGCGGCGGGTGCGGGCCGCCGTGCGGCTGGCCGCGGACGGTCCGGAAGGCACGCCCACCGAGACCGGGCTGGGTGGGTTGCACGAGGCGATGGGTGCCGGCCGCCTGGACGCCTACCGGGCGTCGGTGGTGGCGACCGAGCTGGAGGAGGCACCGGCCGAGGTCGCCGCGTCGGTGGTCGGCGGCCTGGACGAGTACTTCGGCAGCGAGGACGGGCCGAGGCTGCGGCGCCGGGTCCGGCGGATGCTCGCCCGGATCTCGCCCGACCTGCTTCGCCAGCGCGCGGTGCGGGCCCGGTCCGAGTGCCGCCTCGAGCGGTGGGTCGGTGAGCCTGGGGTCGACACCTGGCACGGGACCTTCCCCTCCGAAGAAGCAGCCCAGGCCTGGGCCGCCATCGACGCCCTCGCCCAGCAGTACGTCACCGACGGGGTCTGTGACCGGGTCGACCGGGCGAGGGCGAAGGCCCTGACCGACCTCGTCGCCGGGAACGCGACCATCGACGTCCAGGTCGTCCACGCAGTCGCGGTGGGCGCTCCCGCGAGCGAGGTCGTCCACAACGACGAACGCGCGACGGACTTCGTCGAGGTGACGGGAGTGCGCCCCGGCGAGCCGATGCTCGTGCCCCGCGAATGGCTCGACCGCGTCGGCCCGAACGCTCTACCCCCTGGCGAAGGCTCCGGCGCCGCGAGGGACGCCACCTCACGCCCGACCGAGCAGCGAGCATGCGACCCGCTCACCGGCGCCCTGCTCGACCCCGACGGCGCCCTCACCACCGACTCCTACCGGCCCGGGAAAGCCCTGGTCGCGCTGGTCAAGGCCCGCGACGGACACTGCCGCTTCCCCGGCTGCCACGTCGCCGCCCGCTTCTGCGACCTCGACCACGTCACCCCCTGGCCCACCGGCCCGACATCAGCAGCCAACCTGGCCTGCCTCTGCCGCCGACACCACCGCATCAAACAACGCCCCGGCTGGCGCGCCGTTCTCCACCCCGCCGCCACCCTCACCTGGACCGACCCCACCGGCCGGAACCGCACCACCCACCCCGTCGACCACCTCCACCGCGCCGTCCTACCCGACCGGGGAAGCGACCCCGCCCCCGTGATCTCCAACCCCCGCCTCGTCACCCCCGACGGGCCCCACAGCACCCTCGAGTACCACCTCGAACACACCCTCGGCCCACCCGAACCGAGCCGACCCCACCCCCGCTGCCGCATCGACCACCACCACCCGACAGCCGCCGGCGCCCACCTCACCGACACCGCAACCCATCCACCCCGGCACCAGCCACCCGAGCCCGAGGACCGCCCACCGTTCTGACGGGTCGTCGCGCCGCCCCTCTCGCTGTCCGTCGCCCCGCGCCGCCGGGCCGCGGCATAGGCTGGAGCCATGAGCCTGAGGTCGGCGAACATCGAGCGTATCGACGGAGGCTTCTTCGACGTCCTCGTCGTCGGAGCCGGCATCAACGGTGCCGTGTCGGCGGCCGCGCTGGCCGGTCGGGGGGCCTCCGTGGCCCTCGTCGACCGGGGCGACTTCGGCGCCTTCACGAGCCAGGAGTCCTCCAACCTGGTCTGGGGCGGCTTCAAGTACCTCGAGAACTACGAGCTCCCCCTCGTCTTCGGCCTGTGCCGCTCGCGCAACCGCCTGATGAAGGCCTACCCCGACAACATCAAGGAGATCGGCTTCCTGGCCGCGCTCTCCAAGGACGCCCCCTACGCCCCCTGGTTCGCCGGGCTCGGGGCCACCGCCTACTGGGGCATCGGGCTGTTCGGCACCAAGCGCCCGCGGCTCTTCGACGCCGAGGCCGTCAAGGACGAGGAACCCGCGATCGACACCCGCGACGTGCGTGGAGCCATCCAGTACCAGGACGCCTACCTCGTCGACAACGACTCCCGGTTCGTCTTCTCGTTCGTCCGCTCGGCGCTCGAGGCGGGCGCCGCCGTCGCCAACTACGTCGAGGTCGTCACCGCCCGGCGGGTCGGCGACCGCTGGGTCGTCACGCTGCGCGACACCGACTCCGGCGCCGAGATCACGACCAGTGCTCGGGTCCTCGTCAACGCCGCCGGTCCCTTCGCCGACGGGCTCAACGAGGCCTGGGGCGTCGACACCGAGCACCGCATCGTCTACTCCAAGGGCATCCACCTCGTCGTCCCTCGGCTGACCACGACCCGCCACGACCGCGTGCTCGCGTTCTTCGACGACACCGGCCGCCTCTTCTACGTCATCCCGATGGGGCGCCGCTCGGTCATCGGCACCACCGACACCCGTGTCGAGTCGCCGTACACGGAGGTCACCGACGAGGACCGTGAGTTCCTGCTCGAGCAGATCAACGCGCGCCTCGACCTGCCCCGCCCCCTCACCACCGACGACGTCATCGCCGAACGCTGCGGGGTGCGCCCCCTGGTCGTCACCCGCGGCACCGGGGACCAGAACGAAGCCGACTGGACGTCGCTGTCGCGCAAGCACGAGATCGAGCGCGACGACCACGAGGCCGTCGTCTCCGTCCTCGGCGGCAAGCTCACCGACTGCCTCAACGTCGGCGAGGAGGTCTGCCACGAGGTCGCGGCCCTCGGCATCCCCCTCGAGAAGGACCACGGCACCTGGTACGGCGAGCCCGCCGCCCAGACCCGCGCCGAGTTCTACCGCCAGGCCCGTCTGATGCGGCTCGACGCCCTGCGCACCAAGCCCGACACCGAGCCGCTCACCGACCGCCTGTGGCGGCGCTACGGGCGCCGGGCCTTCGACCTGCTGGAGGCCATCCGCGCCGACCCGGCGATGGGCGAGGACGTGATGGGCTCGGCCGACTACCTGCGCGCCGAGCTGTACACCGCGGCCGAGGCCGAGATGGTCGTGACGCTCGACGACTTCATGCGCCGGCGCTCCAAGATCGAGCTGGTCGTCCCCGACGACGAGATCGACGGCTCCGAAGGCCTGAACGAGGTCGCCCGCATCCTGTTCGGCGACGACGCCGAGCGCCGGCTCGCCGAGTACCGCGCCGGCAAGCAGGCCGGCCGCCGCCCCGCCCCGTCCGCCTGAGCCATTGGCGCTGAGCCACGCCGGGCGGCCCGTCGAGGTTCGACAGCCCGCCGTGAGGGTGGTCACCCCGCCGCGCGAACGCCCGCACCGGCTGGACAGACTCGACCCGTGCCGTTCGACCCTCTCCCCCCGCCACTGGTGGGTCCCCGCTCGATGAACCAGCAGTGGCTCGACATCACCTTCGTGCACTGGGCCGTCGACCCGGCCGTCGTCGCCCCCCACCTGCCGGCCGGCACCCGCCCGGACGTCCTCGACGGCGCCACCTACGTCGGCCTCATCCCGTTCCGGATGGTGGGGGCGGGCCTCGGCCGCGGACCCGCCGTCCCGTGGCTGGGCACCTTCCTGGAGACCAACGTCCGGCTCTACTCGGTCGACGACCAGGGGCGGCACGGGGTGGTCTTCGCCTCGCTCGAGGCGTCGCGGCTCCCTGTGGTCCTGGCCGCCCGGGCCCTCGTCGGGACCCCCTACACCTGGGCCCGGATGCGCGAGTCACGGCGCGGCGAGCGCCGGCAGTACGACTCGACCCGACGCTGGCCGGCGCCGCGGGGCGCCCACAGCCGGATGGTCGTGGAGGTCGGCGAGGCGGTGGCCGAGCCGACGCCGGAGGAGCACTTCGTCACCGCGCGCTTCGGCCTGCACACCCGCATCGCCGGGCGCACCTGGTGGATCCCCAACACCCACGAGCCCTGGCCCCTGCGCCGCGCCACCCTGGTCACGCTCGAGGACGAGCTGGTCGAGGCGGCCGGGTTCCCCGGGCTGGCGGCCACCCCACCGTCCAGCGTCCTGCACTCGCGCGGGACCGCGACCGAGTTCGGGATGCCCCGCCGGCTCGCCCGCCCCCGATGAGCCCCCTGGTCGCCCTGGCAGTGGTGGCGGCCGCGCACGCCGGGTTCCAGGTCACCGTGACGGCCCTCGCCTACCCGGCCCTGGCCACCGTCCCCGCCGACCGGTTCGCGGCCGCGCACGGCGCCCACTCGCGCCGCATCGTCCCCCTCGTCGGGCTCGTCTACCTCGGCGTCCTGCTGGTGGGCGGATGGGCCCTCGTGGCCGCCCCGCTCGGCGCCGCGGCGCTCACAGCCCTGGCCGCGCAGGCCGCCGTCCTCCTCGTCACCGCCGCCCAGGCCGCCCCGCTGCACGCGGCCCTCGGACGCCGGGGTGCCGAGCCGGCGCTGCTCCGCCGGCTGCTCGGGGTCGACCGGGTGCGGGCGGCCCTGACGGTCACTGGGCTGGTCGCCGCGCTCCTGGCCCTGTGAGGGCCGCCACCCGAGGCCGACCGGCGGAACAGCGACCGTCGCGCGGGGGTTGGCCCTCACATGAACGTTCTCGTGATCGGCGGCCACGGCAAGGTGGCCCGGCTCCTGCACCCCCTCCTCGCCCAGCGCTCGCACACGGTGGCCGCGGTCATCCGCAACCCCGAGCACGCCGACGACGTCGAGCGCGACGGGGCCACCCCGCTCGTCGCCGACGTCCAGCAGCTCGACACCACCGAGCTCACCGACCTCGTGCGCGGCTACGACGCCGTGGTGTGGTCGGCCGGTGCCGGGGGCGGCAGTCCGGAGCGTACCTACGCCGTCGACCGCGATGCCGCGATCCGCTCCATCGACGCCGCCGAGGCGGTCGGAGTGCAGCGGTACGTGATGGTGTCGTACTTCGGCGCCGGGCCGAACCACGGCGTGCCCCAGGATGACCCGTTCTTCGCGTACGCCGAAGCCAAGACCGCGGCCGACCAGCGGCTCCAGGAGTCGGCCCTCGCGTGGACGCTGGTCCGCCCCAGCGCCCTCACCGACGACCAGCCCACCGGCGGCATCGAGACCCCGCGCACCGGCGCCGGCAAGGGCTCGGTCCCCCGGGCCGACGTGGCCCACGTCATCGCCGACGTCCTGGACCGGCCGGCCACCGCGGGGCACGTCCTCGAGTTCAACGGCGGGGCCACGCCCGTCGCCGAGGAGCTCGACGCCCTCGCGCCGACGCCGGGTCAGTAGTCGACCGGGTCGCGCACCAGCGGGCAGGTCATGCAGTGCCCGCCACCGCGGCCCCGGCCCAGCTCGGAGCCGACGATCTCGAGGACCTCGATGCCGGCCCCCCGCAGGAGAGCGTTGGTCGTGGTGTTGCGGTCATAGGTGAAGACCACCCCCGGCTCGACGGCCACGGCGTTGTTGCCGCTGTCCCACTGCTGGCGCTCGGAGGCGTAGACGTCGCCCCCGGTCTCGATGACCCGCAGCCCGCCCAGCCCGAGCGCCTCGGCGACCACGCGGGTGACCGTCCCGGCGCCGCGGTCCTCGATCTCCACGCCGGGAGCCGTGTCGGCCGGGTGCAGCACGAAGGTGTGCACGTCGTCGACGATCCGCGGGTAGAGCGTGACGACATCGCGGTCGGCGAAGGTGAACACCGTGTCGAGGTGCATCGCGGCCCGCAGGCTCGGCATCCCGGCCACGACCACCTTGTCGGCGGCCCCCTGGGCGAAGAGCGCGGCCGCGGCCTGGGTGATGCCCTGGCGTGAGCTCCGCTCGCTCATCCCCATGAGGACCACGCCGTTGCCCACCGGCATCACGTCTCCGCCCTCGAGGGTCGCCTCGCCCCACTCGGCCTCGGGGTCGCCCCACCAGACGCGGGCGCCGCGGTAGTCGGGGTGGAAGGAGTAGAGGGCCTTGTAGAGCAGGGTCTCGTGCTCGCGGGCCGCCCAGTGCAGCGGGTTCAGCGTGACGCCGCCGTAGATCCAGGACGTCGTGTCGCGGGTGAAGAGGGTGTTGGGCAGCGGCGGCAGCAGGTACTCCCGCGCACCGGCCTGCTCGCGTGCCAGCATCGACCACGGCGACTGGAACTCCTCGGGCAGGTCGGCGATGGCGAGACCCCCGATGAGGAACTCCGCCAGCCGGTTCGCACCCAGGGTCTCGAGGAAGGCCCGGGTGCCGTCGACCAGCCCGAGCCCCACCAGGTTGGGCACGATGGTGCGGTCGAGCAGCCAGTCGCGCGCGCCGGGCACCGCCAGGGTGTCGGCCAGGAGGTCGTGCAGCTCCACCACCTCGACGCCCCGGGCCCGGAGCTGGCCGACGAAGTCGGCGTGGTCACGCTGCGCCTGCTCGACCCACATCACGTCGTCGAAGAGCAGGCCGGCCGACGTGCTGGGAGTCAGCCGGCGATGCGCCAGGCCCGGGCGGCAGACGAGCACCTCGCGCAGCCGCCCGACCTCCGAGTGGACCCCGAGACGGCCCACAGCCGGCGCCCTCAGACCCGACCGGCAGCGAAATCCTCCTGCGCCGCATCCCGCAGCCGGGCCAGCCCCTTCTCCATGTCCGGCCCGACGAGCTCCTCCATCGGCTTGACCACCGAGAAGACCCGCATCACCGCCGTCAGCTCGCCGCGCATCACCCACTCCACGTGGGTCTCCTCCTCCTGCGGGGTGAGCACGAACTCGACCTGCGAGCGCGACGCGAAGGGCTTCTCGAACGCCAGGGCCACCTCGACGCGCTCCGGCTCGGCACCGGTGATCTCCATGGTGCCGCGCCCGGCCTTCTTGTTGCCGTCCCACGCGTAGTGAGCGCCGACCCCCCGCTCGGCACCCGAGTACGTGCGCTGCATCGCGGGGTCGAGGTCCTCCCAGGGGGACCAGCGAGACCAGGAATGGAAGTCGTCGAGGAGGGCGCGCACGCGCTCCGGGGGGGCCGCGACGATGGTCTCGCGGCTCACGGTGTAGGGCTTGGCCATGGCGACAGTGTGACCGAGCCGGGCGCGTTGGTCGAGACCCGTTCTCGCCGGGGGCGGCTCACGGCATACTCCGTGCGTGACCCACGCGCCCCTCGTCCCGTCCTCCCGCCCGGCCCGCACGCTGCTCGCCCTCAACGCGGGGGTCGCCTGGCTCGGGGTCGCCCTGACCACGGTCATCTCCGCCGCCGGCGGGTATCGCGAGACCATGCCCCCCGTCGGGCTCTACGGCAGCCACCCGGACGGCGCGGCCGGGGTGCTCTCACGGGTCTCGGACACCCTGAGCTACTTCACCATCTGGTCCAACGTCGTCGTCGCCCTCTCGGCGACCCTGCTGCTGGTCCGGCCCCGCGACCAGGGCCTGGTGGCGCGGGTCCTGCGCCTGGACGCCCTGCTGATGATCACCATCACCGCCATCGTCTACCAGGTGCTCCTGGCCCCCACGGCCGACGTGCAGGGCTGGTCGCTGCTCACCGACCCGATGCTGCACAAGGTCACCCCGGTACTCACCGTGCTCGCGTGGGTCGTCGCCGGCCCTCGCGGCTGGGTGCGCGGCCGCCTGGTGCCGCTGGCGCTGGCGGTGCCGCTGCTGTGGATCGCGTGGATGCTCCTGCGCGGCGCCGTCATCGGCGCCTACCCGTACGACTTCGCCAACGTGACCGCCCTGGGCTACGGCGCCGTCGCCCGCACCCTGGCCGCGATCCTGGTCTTCGGGCTCGCCGTCGCGAGCCTGTACTGGGGTCTGGACGTGGCGCTCGAACGCATCACCCGGCGCCGGCGACGCTGACACCGACGGGCCGCTACCGGGGTGCCGGCGCGGTGAGGTCCTGGATGCCGACGACGCGTAGCAGGGCGAGGGACTCAGCTGCCGCAGAACCCGGTTCGGCCGAGTACACGATCAGCAGCTGGTCGCAGTCGGGGAGGTGGAGGGTGTCGCACTCGAGCACCAGCTCGCCCAGCGCGGGGTGCAGCACGGTCTTGGTGTGGCTGCGCCAGGCGCCGGCCTCGGCCGTCTCCCACAGGTGCCGGAACTCGGCCGACCCCGCCAGCAGGTCGGCCACGAGGCGCCGCAGGCCGGGGTCGTCGGGGTAGCGTGCGGCCGCCGAGCGCAGGCTCGCCACACTCTGGCGCGAGGTCGCCGCACGCTCCTCGGCCGAGCCGCCGACCATCGAGCGTGGCGGGTCGCTCGGGTCGGGGAGGAACCGCAGCCGCAGCTGGTTGCGGCGTTCCGGCGCGAGCGCCGACCAGTCACCGGTCAGGGCCGACGACATCGCGTTCCAGGCCAGGATGTCGCCCTTGGCGCTCTGCACCAGCGCCGGCAGGTCGGTGAAGCGCTCGATGAGGCGCAGCACGCTGGGCCGCACCCGCAGGTCGATCCGCCCGGACCGCGGCGGTTCGACCCCGGCCAGGCGGAAGACGCGGTCGCGCTCGTCGTCGCCGAGGCGCAGCGCCCGGCACAGCGCCGCGACGACCTGCTCCGACGGATGGGGGCCGCGCCCCTGCTCGAGGCGCACGACGTAGTCGACGCTCACGCCGGCGAGCAACGCGACCTCCTCCCGGCGCAGCCCCGGGACGCGCCGTCGGACCCCCGCCGGCAGGCCCGCGTCCTCGGGCCGGACCCGGGACCGGGCGCGGCGCAGCGCGGTGGCGAGCTCGTCGCGGTCACCCTTCACCTCCTCATCATGACGCGGCCCGGGCGCTCGCGGGGAGACGATCCTGGTACCGCCGGTCCCACGACGCGCCGACCCTGGCCGAGCCTCCGGGCCGGCCGCAGGGTGGACGCATGAGCACCCACGACACCCCCACCACCCGCCCCACCGACCGCACCACCGCCCTCGTCACCGGCGCCAACAAGGGCCTCGGTGCCGAGACCAGCCGCCGGCTCGCCGCCCTAGGCTGGACGGTCTGGATGGCCGCTCGCGACACCGCGGCTGCGGAGGCCGCGGCCGCCCGCATCCGCGCCGAGCAGCCCGACGCCGACCTGCGCGTCGTCGCCCTCGACGTGACCTCGGACGCCTCGGTCGCCGCGGCCGTCGAGGCCGTGACCCGCTCGGGCACCGGGCTCGACGTCCTCGTGAACAACGCGGGCATCAGCGGCGCCGGCCTCGACACCCTCTCGACCACACCGGCCGACTTCCTGCCGGTGTTCGGCGTCAACGTCCTGGGCCCGGTGCGGGTCACCCACGCGTTCCTGCCCCTGCTGACCGCCTCGTCCCGGCCCCGGCTCGTGATGGTGTCGAGCGGGCTGGGCCGGCTCGAGCACGTCAACGACCCCTCGCGGACGGAGTTCGGCGTGCCCGGGATGGTCTACCAGTCGTCCAAGGCGGCCCTGACCATGATCGGGAACCAGTACGGCAAGGCGCTGCCCGGCGTGCGGGTCGCGACGGTCGACCCCGGCTACACCGCCACCGACCTCAACGGCCACCGCGGCTCGCAGACCGTCACCGAGGGCACCGACGCCATCGTCGCGGCGGCCGGCGCCGACCGCATCCCGCGCTCGCCCTTCGACCGCCATGACCTCGTGGACGGCTGACCGGGCCGCGGCCGACCGGGCGGGAGTTCACCCGACGTTCGCCCCCGCGTCGGCCGCCGCGGCTCGTCCGCTGGCAGGTTCCGAAGGTCAGCCCCCTCCGTCCCCCCGAGGTGCCCCGTGCCCGTCCTCCGCCTGCCCCGAACCCGCATCGCCGCTGCCCTCGTCCTCGGCGTGGCCCTGGCCGCCCCCACCACCGCGGTCGCCGCCGGCGAGCGCGGCGACGACCACCGCCCGCCGCGCACCTTCGCGTACGCCGTGTACGGGGATGCCCCGTACGGCACCTCCCCCACCGACACCTCCCAGACCGAGGCCACCCCCGCCTTCGTCGCGGCCGTCAACGCCGACCGCGCCGTGTCGGGCGTGCTGCACGTCGGCGACATCCACTCCGGCAGCCAGTACTGCACCCAGGCCTACGACCAGCAGGTCGCCGACCTCTGGCGGGGGTTCACCGACCCGCTCGTCTACACGCCGGGTGACAACGAGTGGGCCGACTGCCACAAGAAGAAGGAGGGAGGGGGCGTGTACAACCCCGCCACGGGGCAGGTCGACTACGTCACCGACGCCTCGGGTGCGCCGGCCGACTACGCCGGGGGCAACCCGGTCGACAACCTGGCCCTGGTCCGCTCGACCTTCTTCCCGCAACCCGGCCGCACCCTCGGCAGCGGCTCCCTGCGCGTCCTCTCGCAGGCACAGGTCGACAACCGTGCCCACCCGACCGACGGCCAGTACGTGGAGAACGTGCTCTGGATGCGTGACGGCATCCTCTTCGTCGCCGTCGACGTACCCGGCGGCTCGAACAACGGCACCGACCCCTGGTACGGCGCCCCCACCGCCTCGCCCCAGCAGGTGACGGAGGTCGCGAACCGCACCGGCGCCGCCCTGCGGTGGCTGCAGCGCTCCTTCGCCACCGCCCGCGAGGCCAGGGCCCGTGGCATGGTCGTGATGACCCAGGCCGACCTCTGGGACCTCGACGGCAAGGCGGCCTCCCACGTCGCCGGCTACGAGCCCGTGGTCGGAGCGCTCGCCGATGGCGCCACCGCGTTCGGTCGCCCGGTGCTGCTCCTCAACGGCGACTCGCACGTCTACCGCTCGGACGACCCGTTCCGGGCCGGGGCGTCGTGCACCGGGGACGACGGTGTCTGCGCCTACGACGCGCACGACAGTCACCCGGGCTACGACGTGGCGAACATCCACCGTGTCGTGGTGCACGGCAGCACCGTCCCGCTGGAGTACCTACGGCTCACGGTCTCGCCGCGCACCGCACCGGCGAGCGCGACGTCGTTCGGCCCGTTCTCGTGGGAGCGCGTCACGCACTGAGCCGACCCCGACAGGGGACCAGTCCGTGGGCGGCGGTTGCCGCGGTGGCGCCCCCGCGCGGAGCGTGGTGACATGACGTCCTACACCCACGGGCACGCCGAGCCGGTCCTGCGCTCGCACCGTTGGCGCACGGCCGAGAACTCGGCCGCGTACCTCCTGCCGCACCTGCGGCCCGGGCTGCGGCTGCTCGACGTCGGATCCGGGCCCGGCACCATCACCGCCGACCTGGCCGCCCTGGTCGCCCCCGCTGAGGTCACCGCCCTCGAGGCCACCGCCGAGGCACTGGGTCTCACCGCCGCCGAGCTGCGGCGGCGTGGCATCCGGGCCGACCTGGTCGTGGGCGACGTGCACGACCTGCCCTTTCGCGACGACGCGTTCGACGTCGTGCACGCGCACCAGGTCCTGCAGCACGTGGCCGACCCGGTCGCGGCGCTGCGCGAGCTGCGCCGGGTCTGCCGGCCGGGTGGCCTGGTGGCGGTGCGCGACGCCGACTACGCGGGCTTCACCTGGTGGCCGCGCGATCCCGGGATCGACACCTGGCTGCGGCTCTACGACGCCGCCGCCCGGGCCAACGGCGGCGAGCCCGACGCCGGGCGCCGCCTCCTCGGCTGGGCACGGGCGGCCGGCTTCCCCGACCCGGTCGCCACGGCGTCCACCTGGTGCTTCGCGACGCCGGAGGACCGCGAGTACTGGGGTGGGATGTGGGCCGAGCGCATCGTCGGCTCGGCCCTGGCCGACCAGCTGGTCGCCGAGGGACGCTGCACCCGCGCCGACCTGGCCGACGTCGCCGCGGCCTGGCGCCGCTGGACGGCCGACCCCGACGGCTGGTTCGTGGTCCTGCACGGCGAGGTGCTGGCCCACCCCTGAGCGAGCAGCGGCCCCCCGACCCGAGGGTCGAGGGGCCGCCGTCACAGGCCGAGCGTCAGTCGGGGATGTAGTCGAAGACGTCGGGGTTGGGGCCGGTGCGGCCGGCCTCGCCACGGTCGAGCGCGGAGATCCGCGAGACCTCGTCGGGGCTGAGCTCGAAGCCGAAGATGTCGAAGTTCTCCTGCATCCGCGAGGGGGTCACCGACTTCGGGAAGACGATGTCGCCACGCTCGATGTGCCAGCGCAACGCCACCTGGGCGGTCGTGACGTCCTTGGCCGCCGCGATTTCCCGGAGCACGGCGTCGTCGAGGACCTTGCCCTGGGCGATGGGCGACCAGGCCTCGGTCGCGATGCCGTGGGCGGCGTTGGCCGCGCGGGCCTCCTCGTTGCCCAGGTACGGGTGCACCTCGATCTGGTTCACCGCCGGCACGACGCCGGTCTCGTCGATGATCCGCTGCAGGTGGGCGGGCTGGAAGTTCGAGACGCCGACCGACCGGGCCCGGCCGTCCTCGACGAACGAGGCCATGGTGCGCCAGGTCGAGACGAAGTCACCGTCGTAGCGGGTGGGAAGCGGCCAGTGGATGAGGAACAGGTCGATCTGCTCGAGGCCGAGCTTCTCGAGGGTCTGCGCGAACTCGCGGGTGGCGTCCTCGGGCCGGTGGAAGCCGTTGTTGAGCTTCGAGGTCACGTAGATCTCGTCGCGCGGGATGCCGGAGGCCGCGATGGCCTCCCCGACCCCACGCTCGTTGCCGTACATCTGCGCGGTGTCGATGTGGCGGTAGCCGATCTCGAACGCGCGGGTCACGGCCTCGGCGGTCTCGGCGGGGTCGATCTGGAACACCCCGAAGCCGAGCTGGGGGATCGTCGAGCCGTCGTTGAGTGTGATGGTGGGAACGGTCATGCCAGGTCCAGCGCCCGCGGCGCCCCCTCTTATTCCGACGAACACCGTGGTCAGGGGCTCGACGCGGGCGGTGGCGGCCCGCTCCCGCGCGCCGCGGCGCACCATCGCGGGCAGGATGACCGCATGGACCGACGCGACGACTACCCGCTCGTGCCGGGGAAGACCTTCCTGAACCACGGGTCGTTCGGGGC
Proteins encoded in this window:
- a CDS encoding SDR family NAD(P)-dependent oxidoreductase produces the protein MSTHDTPTTRPTDRTTALVTGANKGLGAETSRRLAALGWTVWMAARDTAAAEAAAARIRAEQPDADLRVVALDVTSDASVAAAVEAVTRSGTGLDVLVNNAGISGAGLDTLSTTPADFLPVFGVNVLGPVRVTHAFLPLLTASSRPRLVMVSSGLGRLEHVNDPSRTEFGVPGMVYQSSKAALTMIGNQYGKALPGVRVATVDPGYTATDLNGHRGSQTVTEGTDAIVAAAGADRIPRSPFDRHDLVDG
- a CDS encoding class I SAM-dependent methyltransferase, with the protein product MTSYTHGHAEPVLRSHRWRTAENSAAYLLPHLRPGLRLLDVGSGPGTITADLAALVAPAEVTALEATAEALGLTAAELRRRGIRADLVVGDVHDLPFRDDAFDVVHAHQVLQHVADPVAALRELRRVCRPGGLVAVRDADYAGFTWWPRDPGIDTWLRLYDAAARANGGEPDAGRRLLGWARAAGFPDPVATASTWCFATPEDREYWGGMWAERIVGSALADQLVAEGRCTRADLADVAAAWRRWTADPDGWFVVLHGEVLAHP
- a CDS encoding aldo/keto reductase; translated protein: MTVPTITLNDGSTIPQLGFGVFQIDPAETAEAVTRAFEIGYRHIDTAQMYGNERGVGEAIAASGIPRDEIYVTSKLNNGFHRPEDATREFAQTLEKLGLEQIDLFLIHWPLPTRYDGDFVSTWRTMASFVEDGRARSVGVSNFQPAHLQRIIDETGVVPAVNQIEVHPYLGNEEARAANAAHGIATEAWSPIAQGKVLDDAVLREIAAAKDVTTAQVALRWHIERGDIVFPKSVTPSRMQENFDIFGFELSPDEVSRISALDRGEAGRTGPNPDVFDYIPD